A single Pseudodesulfovibrio aespoeensis Aspo-2 DNA region contains:
- a CDS encoding CgeB family protein: MPTRTPYTAHPLTGPDGLFDVRLLVGGKTWHLWGRNGPGQERDLAGSIADQALPVLVGAGLGHCLRALGGRPVAVVDREAGIEAVTGVRREFGNAPSVTWIDEATPEAVMDRLGRWQAMHGHAPLAPIVMPLYPRLDKAYYGPIAQALKAAAQADFRSKAAYPKFRSTMPRVLFLDSGYFLCGEILASMDRLAIPHHALTLDRQARGSSAFIEALLHGIVEFRPDFVLTVNHFGLDREGRLAGLLADLGVPLASWFVDNPALILHDYAHPGTDNTAIFTFDAGNLEAMRARGFAHVHHLPLATDPQRFRPGLSTSAPATWASEVSFVGNSMTRPVAQTLDDADPDNALRAGYQAVAAAFGASGETDVRTFLAARHPDWRAALDRLPTPERRLALESLLTWEATRQYRLACVRATLGFAPLIVGDQGWSEQLGTDAGWRHLPGLGYYDDLPRFYPLSAVSLNCTSRQMKGAVNQRIFDVPACGGFVLTDHREQMEDLFDLETEAAVYRNPEEIPHLLAALLADPARRSKISMAARKRILAEHTYEMRLRRLLAVMRDTFAS; the protein is encoded by the coding sequence ATGCCTACCCGCACACCATACACAGCCCATCCTCTGACCGGGCCGGACGGCCTCTTTGATGTCCGCCTGCTGGTGGGCGGCAAGACCTGGCACCTGTGGGGCCGCAACGGCCCCGGACAGGAGCGCGATCTGGCAGGGAGCATTGCCGACCAAGCCCTGCCGGTGCTCGTCGGCGCGGGCCTTGGCCACTGCCTGCGCGCCCTTGGCGGACGCCCGGTGGCAGTGGTGGACCGGGAGGCCGGAATCGAGGCGGTCACCGGCGTGCGCCGGGAGTTTGGCAATGCCCCCTCGGTGACCTGGATCGACGAGGCCACGCCGGAGGCGGTCATGGACCGCCTTGGCCGGTGGCAGGCCATGCACGGCCACGCGCCCCTGGCCCCCATCGTCATGCCTCTCTATCCGCGACTGGACAAGGCCTACTACGGCCCCATCGCCCAGGCCCTCAAGGCTGCGGCCCAGGCCGATTTCCGCAGCAAGGCCGCCTATCCGAAATTTCGCTCGACCATGCCGCGCGTCCTGTTCCTCGACTCCGGCTATTTCCTGTGCGGCGAGATTCTCGCGTCCATGGACCGGCTCGCCATCCCCCACCACGCCCTGACCCTGGACCGGCAGGCCAGGGGCAGCAGCGCATTCATCGAAGCCCTGCTGCACGGGATCGTCGAGTTCCGCCCGGATTTCGTCCTGACGGTCAACCACTTCGGCCTGGACCGCGAGGGCAGGCTGGCCGGGCTCCTGGCTGACCTCGGAGTGCCACTGGCCTCGTGGTTCGTGGACAACCCCGCGCTCATCCTCCACGACTACGCCCACCCCGGCACGGACAACACGGCCATCTTCACCTTTGACGCCGGAAACCTGGAGGCCATGCGCGCCAGGGGGTTCGCCCACGTCCACCATCTGCCACTGGCCACCGACCCGCAGCGTTTCCGGCCCGGCCTGTCGACCTCGGCCCCGGCAACCTGGGCGAGCGAGGTTTCCTTTGTAGGCAACTCCATGACCCGGCCCGTGGCCCAAACCCTGGACGACGCGGACCCGGATAACGCCCTGCGCGCCGGGTATCAGGCGGTTGCCGCCGCGTTTGGCGCGTCGGGCGAGACCGATGTGCGGACCTTTCTCGCGGCCCGGCACCCGGACTGGCGCGCGGCCCTCGACAGGCTGCCCACCCCGGAGCGCAGGCTGGCCCTGGAATCGCTCCTGACCTGGGAGGCCACACGTCAGTACCGGCTCGCCTGCGTCCGGGCCACCCTCGGCTTTGCCCCGCTCATCGTGGGCGACCAGGGCTGGAGCGAACAACTGGGCACGGACGCGGGCTGGCGTCACCTGCCCGGCCTCGGTTATTATGACGACCTGCCGCGCTTCTATCCCCTGTCCGCCGTCAGCCTCAACTGCACCAGCCGCCAGATGAAAGGGGCGGTCAACCAGCGGATCTTCGATGTCCCTGCCTGCGGCGGATTCGTGCTCACGGACCACCGGGAACAGATGGAAGATCTCTTCGACCTTGAAACCGAGGCCGCGGTCTACCGCAACCCGGAAGAAATTCCACACCTGCTGGCCGCGCTTCTGGCCGATCCGGCCCGCCGCAGCAAGATATCCATGGCCGCCCGCAAGCGCATCCTGGCCGAGCACACCT
- a CDS encoding AsmA family protein → MKKIILIGVGAVIIAVIAMIVFAILNLGSLVKAAIETYGPQITKTEVRLDSADISILSGSGTLKGFLLGNPEGYSMPSALECATMRVTMVKESLTTDKIIIEEIFLDGPVVSYEKKGNTDNFKAILANIKQTVASEKKEAKAEDTPTDTGSEKTIQINNFIVRNGRINLGGSLLDTFGSDKGLGIPMPDIHMRDIGKEKQTTPAEAFAMILTEMTGDITGTVSQVAKQLSETLNKAVEGAASGAGSAGGAIKGLFGSE, encoded by the coding sequence ATGAAAAAGATCATTCTCATCGGCGTCGGGGCAGTGATAATCGCAGTTATCGCCATGATCGTTTTCGCCATCCTCAACCTCGGCTCCCTGGTCAAGGCAGCCATTGAGACCTACGGGCCGCAGATCACGAAAACCGAAGTCAGGCTCGATTCGGCAGACATCTCCATCCTTTCGGGCTCCGGCACCCTCAAGGGGTTTCTGCTCGGCAATCCCGAGGGATACTCCATGCCCAGCGCCCTGGAGTGCGCCACCATGCGCGTCACGATGGTTAAGGAGTCCCTGACCACGGACAAGATCATCATCGAGGAAATTTTCCTGGACGGCCCGGTGGTCAGCTACGAGAAGAAGGGCAACACCGACAACTTCAAGGCCATCCTGGCCAACATCAAGCAGACCGTGGCCAGCGAAAAGAAGGAAGCCAAGGCCGAAGACACCCCCACGGACACGGGCTCGGAAAAGACCATCCAGATCAATAATTTCATCGTCAGGAACGGACGGATCAATCTGGGCGGCTCGTTGCTCGACACCTTTGGCAGCGACAAGGGCCTGGGCATCCCCATGCCCGACATCCACATGAGGGACATCGGCAAGGAGAAGCAGACGACCCCGGCTGAGGCGTTCGCCATGATCCTGACCGAGATGACCGGCGACATCACGGGCACTGTCTCCCAGGTCGCCAAGCAACTCTCCGAGACCCTGAACAAGGCCGTGGAAGGCGCGGCCAGCGGGGCCGGCTCTGCGGGCGGTGCCATCAAGGGGCTGTTCGGCTCGGAATAA
- a CDS encoding zinc dependent phospholipase C family protein, with protein sequence MPKDLIHFSIAERTAALLDGTRLAPCLAAERHGLLLGAVLHDALFYATPPGGAPLERLAHRLHGANGEDTFALIRLLTDHAADAWARQGATLPVALLVGAVSHLYADVAMHPMVWHLSGDYYSADPTARSDARQRHRALESLMDMVACPAMLGRARSSLRLMLRRCPNLLDQGLPVARLGTMADMTPEAATRALARAWRTFALFQAAYSTRALAKAAFALRPWLPRPAAELAALAYAPQLLAQAAFLSGPIPYCHPVTGKPRTATLDALMDEAATRAAALCQRLEPAIFDQQQAVPDETGPSMDTGQLGVSTRDMRHFADPPFPNLA encoded by the coding sequence ATGCCCAAGGATCTGATACACTTCTCCATCGCCGAGCGGACAGCCGCGCTCCTGGACGGGACACGCCTCGCCCCCTGCCTTGCCGCCGAGCGCCACGGCCTGCTCCTGGGCGCGGTCCTGCACGACGCCCTGTTCTACGCCACCCCGCCGGGCGGCGCCCCCCTGGAGCGGCTGGCCCACAGGCTGCACGGCGCAAACGGCGAGGACACCTTTGCCCTGATCCGGCTGCTCACGGACCACGCCGCAGATGCCTGGGCCAGACAGGGCGCAACACTGCCGGTCGCCCTGCTCGTGGGCGCGGTCTCGCACCTGTATGCGGACGTGGCCATGCACCCCATGGTCTGGCACCTGAGCGGCGACTACTACTCGGCAGACCCCACTGCCAGGTCCGACGCCCGGCAACGCCACCGCGCCCTGGAATCGCTCATGGACATGGTCGCCTGTCCGGCAATGCTTGGCCGGGCGCGCTCCTCCCTGCGCCTGATGCTGCGCCGCTGCCCCAACCTGCTCGACCAGGGATTGCCCGTGGCCCGGCTGGGGACCATGGCCGACATGACGCCCGAGGCGGCCACCCGCGCCCTGGCACGGGCATGGCGCACCTTTGCCCTGTTCCAGGCCGCCTACTCGACACGCGCCCTGGCCAAGGCCGCCTTTGCCCTGCGCCCCTGGCTGCCGCGTCCGGCGGCGGAGCTGGCCGCCCTGGCCTACGCGCCTCAGCTCCTGGCCCAGGCCGCATTCCTGTCCGGGCCCATCCCCTATTGCCACCCGGTCACGGGCAAGCCGCGCACCGCCACCCTGGACGCGCTGATGGACGAGGCCGCGACCAGGGCCGCTGCCCTGTGCCAAAGGCTTGAACCCGCGATATTCGACCAGCAGCAGGCAGTCCCGGACGAAACCGGCCCTTCCATGGACACCGGGCAGCTTGGCGTGTCCACCCGCGACATGCGCCACTTCGCGGACCCGCCCTTCCCCAATCTCGCCTGA
- a CDS encoding DUF2721 domain-containing protein, whose protein sequence is METTYLVNILQASIAPFVLISGIGLLVLSMTNRIARPTDLIRRLLDELPNAPERDVKFLLSQVAVLRKRCSIMRWAIFYSIMAIICVSCVTLILFASQVLNMRLYFMVELLFGGALVSLITSLVFLLEDIRITLHSLDIEIERRKGNLG, encoded by the coding sequence ATGGAAACCACATACCTCGTCAACATCCTTCAAGCGTCCATTGCTCCCTTTGTCCTCATTTCGGGCATTGGCCTGCTCGTGCTCTCCATGACCAACAGGATCGCCCGACCGACCGACCTCATCAGGCGGCTGCTCGACGAATTGCCGAACGCGCCAGAACGGGACGTGAAATTCCTCCTCAGCCAGGTGGCCGTGCTGCGCAAGCGCTGCTCCATCATGCGCTGGGCCATCTTCTACTCCATCATGGCCATCATCTGCGTCAGCTGCGTCACCCTGATCCTGTTCGCCAGCCAGGTTCTGAACATGCGCCTGTACTTCATGGTGGAGCTGCTGTTCGGGGGCGCGCTCGTCAGCCTGATCACCAGCCTGGTCTTCCTCCTTGAAGACATCCGCATCACCCTGCACTCCCTGGACATCGAAATCGAGCGCCGCAAGGGCAACCTGGGCTAG